The Malus domestica chromosome 10, GDT2T_hap1 nucleotide sequence ccctaattaCGCTTAAATATTTGATAGATGTTACAACAAATAGATGGCAATCAACACATTCTACTAAGCGTGACATGCTGATGTAATGATGACAATATACTCAGCCCGTGTTATAGCTATTTCCAAATactaaaacataaaagaaaactGCGGATGGACTCATACAGGAATTGTGCGGACTGTGCAGTAACCGAGCAAATATAATTATCAAAATTCTGAATATGGCATGTACCTTGGGCTTCAAACTTTCATTATCAGCCAACACCCAGCATTCATCCTTATCAAGGACAAAGGGCTCATCTTTTTCATCGGTGGACAGCATTTCATACCCTTCAATTGCAGCCAATCTTCTCACCAGGTAATTATCGGGTTTCTCAGGGTCCTTCAAGACAACTACATCCCCAACAAAAACACGCCTGTCAGATATACACGAGGATGTCAATTGAGCTGTAAGGGAACTATAAATTCACATACATCaatatgaaaaagaaaatgaaattgctACACATAGAGGTATTAATATCTGAATTAACAGGTAACGATCAAAGCAGGACTCAGCTTGGGAATGTCTTTAGAAGAATGACAGGCAGTACACAGTGTCACAGCATGATTAAGCACCAGAAAGTTTATCATTAAAACCATGTGAGAATTTAGAGCGCAAGTTGAATAAAAGTTTACCTTACAGGCTAAGGGTCTGCTTTAACAGTATAGAGAGACTCAATATGAGCGACAGAAACAAGAGCTCATATGCACAAACTTCAACTTTCTATCTATCCATGCACAGAGATAACACAGGCAACCAAAGTGGTTCGCAGTCAATTTATGACTAATTGAAGCCTTTCCTAAACTGCACCTAAGTCCTAAACTGAAAAAGTATAAATCTTAAAGAAAAGTGGCCTAACTGCTCATCATCACAAGAGTAAACTAGATTTAATTTACCATCCACAAGTTGCTGAAGGCATTTATGATATCACAGTTCCTCACATGAAACACACCAGTCTCTCATAAGAAGTTGATCTGGGGCCAACACCATAACAACAACTGGTTTGTTCTTTTAGATGCACAATCTTAGATTACTAGATAAAATGCTTAAACTGGTCCTGGGAGCATCTTTTGGAAGAATGATATTTATATTCAAGCACAAAAAATAATAGAACAAGGGAATCAAACTTGCAAAAAGAAGAGAGGACGTATTTAAAATGGTAATTACTTTGGATCTGCAGCTGGTATCTTCCGGACAAGAAGAGTTCCACTTTGTGCGCCTATACTAGGGGCCATCTCCTCTCCCTTATTCCAATGCAAGTACGTCAGCCTTCCCTGAAATAGATTTTTCCAAACGGCATCACCTAGTTCCTTGTCCGTGATTTGACCTCTTTGATAGCTCTGCAATACATGAAAACTTTTGTCATAAAAACGTAAAACAAAAGGCATTTATAAAGCTTTCACAGACTTAACTATAACCATGTGCAAAATGGAAGTAAGAAAACTGTCTTTAAAATTACAAGACCAGAAGTAAATTAAGCGTTATTTGACCATCTAAACCATCTGACAAGCTAAATACTAATAACAACTATGAAAGGATCGCCCACATTACATATCTTGCTCACCCCAAGTTACATGTGAAAAACTTTGAGGGAGATAACTGGCTCCCCGGTTTCACAATTGATCTTGAACATTTAAGAAATGCGCATCAAaagcttttttcttttgacaatGCGATATTCTAATAAACTACTCTAATCTACAGGGAGGGGGCAGGGACACTGCCATGGTCAACTGGCCTAAcccgaaacaactataaatctAACTTTACCAAAAGTAGTGAACATTACTGAATATTTCTCCATGGTATTTGTCAATCTTTTCAAATGCCTTCGCATAGGCCAAAAGTAACAGTTTTGAAGCTAAACTAAGCATTTAAATGCACCTTCAACATACACACAATATTTCTCTGTTAACACCCGAAATCATACACAATATCTATTCCAACAAAAACATCACTGTAATTGAGAACACAAAACATTGAGAAAACCCACGAAAACCCTTATTCAGAACACCATTTtaacacaaaatcacaaaactaCCAAAACAATATCGTTCTCAAAAAACCCAATACAACCCATCCACCATTACCCAAACTCTAAAAACCCCAATATTTGCTTTAACCTTCCATGGCAGCAATCTTTCAACGGGCAATCTTAAAACGGTctaaaaacaaaacccagaagGGTAATCATCGAAAattggaagagagagagagagagagagagagagagagagagagagaggagagaaggaCCTTCCAGCTGAGCGTGGCAGAGTACTCAAGCTTGTGGGCTATGTACCGGAACCAGGTGGAGAGGGAAACCATCGCAGAGAGACGACCGCCAGCAGCTTcgagttgttgttgttgcacgAGATATATGCGTCGTCAAGCCGCTGTAGCTTTTGGGCATTCCTCCTTCCCCTTCCCTTTTTTCTTAAAccccaaaattaaaaataaaataaaaaatcgatCTTTTTTGGTATTGGGAAATTTTGGTTTCGTGGGCTCTCGCTAATCGCAAGTTCGCAGCTTTAACGAAGATGGATTGGCATTCGTGTTCAATCCAATGATAATCAAATGAACGCTCTACTCAGATTTGTTGGAAATCAGTATATTAAACGACATGCCGTTTCAACTCATATGGTGGTGACCtcttcatttagggtttcttaaCTCTTTTAAGATAAACTCCACCGGTGTCCTGAGTCCGATGGACTGGCGACAGAAATAACCATAGCCTCAGCAATTTGCTCTAGCCCATGTGGGCAATGGGGCTCAGGGGAGACCCGAGTGAGAGGCTCGGCTCAAATTAGTGATCCGAGAGCCTGAGGCCACATGATGCAAAGCTACattataaatttaataaaaacaaatttaaacaattaataaaaaatccaaaaataaaataaaatatttataaaaaaaattaatttttcgataaatattttatcattatcttccaccttacacgacaattttatattttctcaaatactttaggttgtaatttcttatttaatgaaACGTGGTACAACCGACGAGATCGATTAAAAATCATAtctgaaatttgaaataaaattattttttattaatttataaaataaaaaatattaatatttcatTTCCTATTATCATGGCTATTTAGTTTAGAGGTGAAGATTCAAAATgtagttactgttcattaaagacagttactgttcactggcGGATTCAATAGTGAGTTGCCCTAGGGGGCCTTTGCAacactggagttgctcttataaAATTAAGATTGCAACCAACGCATTGTCTTCAAAGGAGGCGTTGAGGGGGAGCGAAGGTACAGTCGCATAGGGCCTTAAATTTGAAGGGGTCTCCAAAAATTTTGTCATCTAATATTATGTAATAatgttttatatttaaaaaaaattgattttgttagcactttaaaatctcTTTGTGCACCTCTTATAAGAGTAATTGTTTtcctttctaaatataaaaatttggagtACAATAAGGTATTTTGTGTGCCAATAACAACACTCTAagaatgacacaccccgacccaaatCGAGTCGTgctagccgtcacgtgagggtgatgtagccatgtgcGCGGTGCGAAAGTGATAGTGATATGAAAATGTGAGTAAACAAAACCAAACTAACTAATTTACACTATAGTAATATATAAGTGCGAGTGAAGATATTTAAGTATAGTTGCACttattcagagcataggtaacctaagtgcagtccagcaggTCAAGTACTAACTATACATTACCAAAAAGGTGGTCCTACATTATTTatagtctgtcagaaccgccGTCGACTCCTTATAAGCCACCAGCCAGCACACTTACctagaacttggaggggcgcaaaatagaaagtgtgagtggacaaaaacaaagtttttcaaaaccatttctctttccaaaagtAATAACCCCTCGTCGTGAAACCCATATAATTTCCTAGAAACTAGCATACGTACATATACAGAAACCATACTCGAAAATAGTGAAATCCAGATATATGCTATGTCAAATTTCTCAGCATAATAATTAAGTAAACCATGTGAAGTAAATCAATGTAAAGTGATATGTCAGCCGAATCCACCTAGTGTGGCatgtacggctgaacctatagctcatcaaatatgcttgcacacgagtcggaaccacctagtgtggtctgtacgacagggctAGGTGTAATAAgtatgctcaagtgctacgatcacatgaagggTGTGTGATAAATCGCATatcacctactagtcggaaccacctgtTGTGGTATGTATAATAAAAATGTGCagcaaacttggatccaaggtgagcatgcagtgtgggaggtgaacatcacatgaatgACTGTGCCCTagccacgggcgggagcactaacaccggggtgcaggtttatgagctctaaatgcatctatgTATAACCATCATAATGCAACTCACAATCATCAATACATATACTCACCTGGAACTTACATGAGCATCCGCAACGTCAAATACTAACATACTtaactactaatgcatattctaaaatacaaagcatttgacatggcatctAAAACGCAAagtcatttaaatcaatttttctgggaaaaacgtaaggcatatatacatatattgaaaaccaaaagcccattcaCTAATATGTGGcaaggtcgtaacccccgtgtcTAACCTGACTATGC carries:
- the LOC103445624 gene encoding mitochondrial ATP-independent inner membrane protease subunit 2-like; protein product: MVSLSTWFRYIAHKLEYSATLSWKSYQRGQITDKELGDAVWKNLFQGRLTYLHWNKGEEMAPSIGAQSGTLLVRKIPAADPKRVFVGDVVVLKDPEKPDNYLVRRLAAIEGYEMLSTDEKDEPFVLDKDECWVLADNESLKPKEANDSRKFGPVSMTDIVGRVIYCLRTAVDHGPVQNSHSSMRKDTPVLEVELDVDEMAKNHKA